CCCAACCCCCCTTCAAAAGGGGGGAGCAAGATTTCCGAAAAAAAGGGGGGAGCAAGATTCCCGAAAAAGTTGAAAATATCTACTGATAGATAGAGGAATGATCAAGTTAATTTGTGTTGATATTTATCTAAAGGCTTTAGGCTTAATTATGATGATTGCCTAGTTAAGCTTTGGATGGAAATTAATTTAAGTAAAAACCTTAGCTTTGCCAAAAAAGTTGATTCGTGAGTAGAGATTCAGAGAGTAAGATTATGACTTATCCAATTCATCAAACAGTCATTCTTGGCGGTGGCTTTACGGGACTTTTTACCGCCCTGCATTTGGCTCATCACCATTATCCACGCAGTGTTATCCTGATTGATCGAGATGAACGCTTTTGTTTTAAGCCGTTGCTCTATGAATATTGCAGTGGCGAAATGGATGCTCAAAACGTTGTCCCCCGGTTTGATCAACTTCTACAGGATAGCGGTGTGGTTTTTGTTCAAGATACGGTACAAGACATAGATTTAACGCAACGGGAGGTAAAATTAGTCTCAGGCACAACCTATAATTACAGTAATTTAGTCTTGTCATTAGGGAGTGTGACGGGATATTTTGGTGTTGAAGGTGCTAAGGAAAATGCATTCCCCTTACGCACCCAACAGAATGCGATCGCGATCGATCAGCAACTTCGGGATTGTCTACAACGCGCGGTGCAAACTATCGATCCCTACATCCGCCGTCAACTGCTCACCGTCGCCGTGATTGGTGCTGGACCCTCTGGGGTGGAGATGGCTGCAACGTTAGCGGATTTACTCCCTCATTGGTATGAGGCGTTAGGGGGTACTCCAGAGGATATTCGTATCGTTTTAATTAATCATGGTTCGCAAATCCTCAAAGGTGACATTAATGATCCGTTACGGGAACCCACCTATCAGGAGTTGCAAAAACGCGCCGTACCTGTGGAATTGATTATGGAGGCGCAAGCCACAGCCATTCGCCCTGATGCGGTTGAGTATAAGAAAGATGATAAAACTCATACCTTACCTACATCAACTGCTATCTGGACAACAGGAACCAGTACCAATCCTTTAATTAAAAATCTACCGATTCCCAAAGACAAGCGGGATCATCACGGGCGCCCCTACGTGACACCTACACTGCAATTATTGGATTTTCCAGAGGTTTTTGCAGGAGGCGATTGTGCGGCGATTCAAGACAATTCCTTACCCCCAACCGCCCAGGTAGCCTATCAACAAGGGCAAGCGATCGCGGATAATTTATTTGCCTTAGCGTTTGATCGTCAACTTCTACCAGCTCAGGTGAATATCCGAGGAACATTGCTCAAACTGGGTATCAATAACGGTGCGGCTAACCTGTTTGAAAAGTTTGAAGTCACCGGAGAAATGGGTCATTTAATTCGTCAAGGTACTTATCTGGAACTCTTGCCTACACCAGCTCGTAATTTAAAGATTACAGCACAATGGCTGCAAGATGAAATTTTCCATCGCTATCTCTCTGATGGTAATCTGAATCGGGCAGTTAAGGTGGCGCAAGTCGTTGGCGGTGTTGCTGTGGGTGCGATTGCGGCGAAAAAATTAATTAACGCGATCGGCAATAATAAAGGTACATCTTAAGGAAAAAGGTGTAGGGGCGGGTTTCATTACTATGTTTTCGGTTGCACCCAGATTTGACTAAACCCGCCCCTCTCAAGTGCGATAATTATCTACCACATAACTAACGACAATCTCTCTCATTATGCTACAACATTTTGAGGATTACCTTCAGCAAATGCGACAATATTTTCAACCGTTGTATCTATAATCCGCTGGACGGCTTCCTTGGTATTAAAAGCACTATGAGGCGTAACAATCACATTCCGTAAGCGCAGTAAAATATGGTCAGCCAGTAAGGATTCTAAATCGTGCTGTTTGCGATAAACCGATCGCAACAGTTCGGCTTCCTCGCGCATTACAGGTTCTTCGGGTAGCACATCCAAACCCGCTGCAGCAACCTTACCCTCAGCCAATGCCTGCAATAGGGCATTGATATCTACTATAGATCCACGAGCGGTATTAATTAAAATAACACCATCTTTCATGCTATCAAATTGTTCAGTGGAAATGAGATGATGGGTTTTCGGATTCGCTGGAACATGTAAAGTGATAATATCGGCAGTGGATAAGACGTCTTTCATCTCGGCATACCGAAACCCCAGCCGCGATGCCAATTCTTCTTTTGGCTTCACATCAAACGCCACAACCTCCATGCGAAATCCCTTGGCAATTTCAATTACGCATTCTCCAATATTTCCTGTACCAACTACACCCAACGTTTTACCACGCAAATCGAAGCCTTGAAGCCCTACCTGGGAAAAATCACCTTTGCGAGTGCGATCTGTTGACTCGATTAAATTATGGCTGAGAGCTAATAGCAGTGCAAAAACGTGTTCAGCTACGGTATTCTCACCATAGGTGGGTACGTTGCAGACTTTGATGCCATGTTCTTGGCAATAGTCAGTATCAATGTGGTCAAAGCCTGTTGATCGC
The Coleofasciculus chthonoplastes PCC 7420 DNA segment above includes these coding regions:
- a CDS encoding NAD(P)/FAD-dependent oxidoreductase; the protein is MTYPIHQTVILGGGFTGLFTALHLAHHHYPRSVILIDRDERFCFKPLLYEYCSGEMDAQNVVPRFDQLLQDSGVVFVQDTVQDIDLTQREVKLVSGTTYNYSNLVLSLGSVTGYFGVEGAKENAFPLRTQQNAIAIDQQLRDCLQRAVQTIDPYIRRQLLTVAVIGAGPSGVEMAATLADLLPHWYEALGGTPEDIRIVLINHGSQILKGDINDPLREPTYQELQKRAVPVELIMEAQATAIRPDAVEYKKDDKTHTLPTSTAIWTTGTSTNPLIKNLPIPKDKRDHHGRPYVTPTLQLLDFPEVFAGGDCAAIQDNSLPPTAQVAYQQGQAIADNLFALAFDRQLLPAQVNIRGTLLKLGINNGAANLFEKFEVTGEMGHLIRQGTYLELLPTPARNLKITAQWLQDEIFHRYLSDGNLNRAVKVAQVVGGVAVGAIAAKKLINAIGNNKGTS
- a CDS encoding hydroxyacid dehydrogenase, which produces MKIIVFTVEAWERDIFEKLSPVHHVECVEQSLTTDNASHYADADVIATFIYSDLSTDVLKQFNNLQMIATRSTGFDHIDTDYCQEHGIKVCNVPTYGENTVAEHVFALLLALSHNLIESTDRTRKGDFSQVGLQGFDLRGKTLGVVGTGNIGECVIEIAKGFRMEVVAFDVKPKEELASRLGFRYAEMKDVLSTADIITLHVPANPKTHHLISTEQFDSMKDGVILINTARGSIVDINALLQALAEGKVAAAGLDVLPEEPVMREEAELLRSVYRKQHDLESLLADHILLRLRNVIVTPHSAFNTKEAVQRIIDTTVENIVAFAEGNPQNVVA